A DNA window from Paenibacillus andongensis contains the following coding sequences:
- the hisC gene encoding histidinol-phosphate transaminase, translating to MSRTIKHIRPRSVLSRMKPYSPGKPIWEVQRELGIEKVTKLASNENPIGPSPLALTAIQSYLTDIHRYPDADTVDLRGAIAEKLQLSSDEVLITNGADELITLISETFLEPGDEIIVPSPTFSEYEFGANLMGARVVQVPLREDYRYDIDDILAAVTEQTKLLYICSPNNPTGTYMKKQDLHRLMDELPSHVLVIFDGAYSHFVTADDYCDGLELVRLGYPIVVTQTFSKIYGLAGIRVGYGIAAASILHSIRQVKEPFNVNALAQVGATAAIRDDQHLEATREMNARGREQLYDSLQGLGLNFTRSMSNFLLVELGPDAKNIYEKLMNKGIIIRYGGAWNLPNHVRISVGTSEDHIILIEALSEIFIKQT from the coding sequence ATGAGTCGGACAATTAAACACATTCGCCCACGCAGTGTCCTTTCACGCATGAAGCCTTACTCTCCTGGGAAACCCATTTGGGAAGTTCAACGAGAATTAGGTATCGAAAAGGTCACCAAACTTGCTTCTAACGAAAATCCTATCGGCCCTTCACCACTGGCACTAACAGCCATTCAATCTTATTTGACCGATATCCATCGCTACCCAGACGCTGACACAGTTGATCTTAGGGGAGCAATAGCGGAGAAATTACAGCTTTCTTCTGATGAAGTCCTCATAACTAATGGGGCCGATGAACTCATCACGCTGATCTCGGAGACATTTTTGGAACCAGGGGATGAGATTATTGTTCCTTCTCCAACGTTTAGCGAATATGAATTCGGGGCTAATTTAATGGGCGCTCGTGTTGTGCAAGTACCGCTTCGCGAAGATTACCGTTATGATATTGACGATATCCTAGCTGCTGTAACGGAACAAACCAAGCTACTTTATATTTGCTCACCTAACAATCCAACAGGCACATATATGAAGAAACAGGATTTACATCGGCTTATGGATGAGCTCCCTTCCCATGTGCTTGTTATTTTCGATGGGGCTTATAGTCACTTTGTAACTGCAGATGATTATTGTGATGGGTTGGAGCTTGTACGTTTGGGCTACCCCATTGTCGTCACACAAACCTTTTCCAAAATATACGGATTGGCTGGCATACGTGTTGGGTATGGCATCGCGGCCGCAAGCATTTTGCATAGTATTCGTCAGGTCAAAGAACCCTTCAATGTGAATGCATTAGCCCAGGTTGGCGCTACTGCGGCAATTAGGGATGATCAGCATCTTGAGGCGACACGTGAAATGAACGCTCGCGGGAGAGAGCAATTATATGATAGCTTGCAGGGATTGGGTTTAAATTTCACACGCAGTATGAGTAACTTCCTCTTGGTTGAGCTTGGCCCGGACGCTAAAAACATCTATGAAAAGCTGATGAATAAAGGAATTATTATTCGTTATGGCGGAGCTTGGAACCTTCCTAATCATGTGCGGATTTCAGTCGGGACGTCTGAGGATCATATAATATTAATCGAGGCGCTTAGCGAAATATTCATTAAGCAAACCTGA
- a CDS encoding response regulator, with protein MMGKNRFGIRSKIMIGYMFIIVCLTISFVLVNSQVISMQKDRNYIIEHDFAVHNETNRIEKYVMDMESGQRGYLLTGVLSYLEPYNVGESKWRESYSRLSQLTRGNPIQEQNLSSIKASIERWLQQSGGNSLSSTRNNVNNETNFDYNFLLGKQIIDDIRSQLDRFRSVEMGLTKERAAHLDAQNQMLTKSLFAMLTLVVIFSMAASLLISRSIVGTIKQVTRSILNLSSSKRDRSKRIQVTMNDEVKDLAEATNVLLENQEEMEWQQRKLTEVVHMLQGISDLETLGKSFISKAAELFDASFGILYLRSSYEGKDSMVKLASYAVMGGSDGIGVYHFQLGEGLVGQCAVEKRMYHLTNVPDSYITLSSGLGAAKAKSVLIVPILHNNEVIAVMELASFDKFTSLQLELLEDILEVLGTIVHSVQTRVEVERLLKEYQIMTEELQMQQEELHMTNEQLEEQNRYAEERSRELENIKASFEEHAIQLQQSSQYKSEFLANMSHELRTPLNSVLILSQMLQENKQGSLTKEEQEYARVIHSSGNDLLHLINDILDLSKVEAGKLDIHVGEMNVSELPDILKSQFDKVAEQQNLTFNISRDSQVPDIFYTDEQRLSQIIKNLLSNAFKFTHKGSVQVILSMCSEEQIREFLPLAKHKQVMALSVKDTGIGISPEKQQLIFEPFRQADGTTNRKYGGTGLGLSISRELARLLGGRVIMQSEEGVGSTFTLYVPSLEQVFNETESMQKEAAAASSPMISDFLLRDAYKKAADPAERNNFSGRKVLVVDDDVRNVFALSNAFEKEGILVSVAHNGQECLEIMKQDQDIDLILMDIMMPVMDGYEAMRMIRKDTRFEKVPIIALTAKAMKQDRDICLQAGASDYISKPLNLSQLMSLMRVWLTK; from the coding sequence ATGATGGGGAAAAATAGATTTGGTATCCGTTCCAAAATTATGATTGGGTATATGTTCATCATTGTCTGTTTAACCATTTCATTTGTATTAGTCAATTCTCAGGTGATTTCCATGCAGAAAGATAGAAATTATATCATCGAGCATGATTTTGCTGTTCATAATGAAACGAATCGTATCGAAAAATATGTGATGGATATGGAAAGCGGGCAGCGGGGCTACTTACTTACGGGTGTGCTCAGCTACTTAGAACCTTACAATGTAGGAGAGTCGAAATGGAGGGAATCCTACAGCCGTCTCAGCCAGCTAACTCGAGGTAATCCTATACAGGAGCAAAATCTTTCTTCCATTAAGGCGTCAATCGAACGATGGCTGCAGCAGAGCGGAGGAAACTCCCTATCATCAACGAGAAATAACGTAAATAACGAAACAAATTTTGATTATAATTTTTTACTGGGGAAGCAAATTATTGATGACATACGCTCACAGTTGGATCGCTTTCGCAGCGTCGAAATGGGTCTTACGAAGGAAAGAGCGGCACACTTAGATGCACAGAATCAAATGCTTACCAAGTCTTTATTCGCCATGTTAACGCTTGTTGTTATATTTTCAATGGCCGCATCCTTATTAATTTCCCGATCTATCGTAGGGACGATTAAGCAAGTAACAAGAAGTATTTTGAATTTAAGTTCATCGAAGAGAGATCGTTCTAAACGTATACAAGTTACTATGAATGATGAGGTAAAAGATCTTGCGGAAGCAACGAATGTTCTGCTTGAGAATCAAGAAGAGATGGAGTGGCAGCAGCGAAAATTAACGGAAGTCGTTCATATGCTTCAAGGAATTTCGGATCTAGAAACACTTGGGAAATCTTTTATAAGTAAAGCGGCTGAGCTGTTTGACGCTTCTTTCGGCATTCTTTATCTTCGTTCTTCTTATGAAGGCAAGGATTCTATGGTTAAGTTAGCTTCTTATGCGGTCATGGGGGGGAGCGATGGCATTGGAGTTTATCACTTCCAATTGGGTGAAGGACTAGTCGGTCAATGTGCGGTAGAGAAGCGAATGTATCACCTAACCAATGTACCAGATAGTTACATTACCCTATCGTCTGGACTCGGAGCTGCGAAGGCTAAAAGTGTTTTGATCGTACCCATTTTACATAACAATGAAGTTATTGCTGTCATGGAGCTGGCCTCTTTTGATAAATTTACTTCGCTGCAGCTCGAGCTGCTTGAAGATATTCTCGAAGTATTAGGGACAATTGTACATAGTGTGCAAACGCGTGTTGAGGTTGAGCGGCTTCTAAAAGAATACCAGATCATGACGGAAGAACTTCAAATGCAACAAGAAGAACTGCACATGACGAATGAACAGTTGGAGGAACAGAATCGCTATGCGGAAGAACGGTCACGGGAACTAGAGAATATTAAAGCATCTTTTGAAGAGCATGCGATTCAGCTGCAGCAAAGTTCTCAATATAAATCGGAATTTTTGGCGAATATGTCACATGAACTACGTACTCCATTAAATAGTGTGCTTATTCTTTCCCAAATGCTCCAAGAAAATAAGCAGGGTTCGTTGACCAAAGAAGAGCAAGAGTACGCCCGGGTCATTCATTCTTCAGGGAATGATCTTCTGCATCTGATTAACGATATTCTCGATCTATCCAAAGTCGAAGCTGGCAAATTAGATATTCATGTCGGTGAAATGAATGTATCAGAGCTTCCTGATATATTGAAAAGTCAATTTGACAAGGTGGCCGAACAGCAAAATCTCACTTTCAACATTTCACGCGATTCACAGGTACCAGACATTTTCTATACAGATGAACAACGATTATCCCAAATTATTAAAAATTTACTCTCGAATGCCTTTAAATTTACACATAAGGGCTCCGTTCAGGTGATTTTGAGTATGTGCAGCGAGGAGCAGATTAGAGAGTTTCTGCCATTGGCTAAACATAAACAAGTTATGGCCCTATCCGTCAAAGATACAGGGATTGGGATATCTCCTGAGAAGCAGCAACTGATCTTTGAACCGTTTCGCCAGGCGGATGGAACAACGAATCGTAAATACGGAGGGACAGGCCTTGGGTTATCGATAAGCCGTGAATTAGCCCGACTTCTCGGTGGCAGGGTTATCATGCAAAGCGAAGAGGGGGTTGGAAGTACCTTCACGCTTTATGTTCCATCATTAGAGCAAGTCTTTAACGAGACTGAATCTATGCAGAAGGAAGCTGCAGCAGCGTCTTCCCCGATGATAAGTGACTTTCTGCTTAGGGATGCCTATAAGAAAGCTGCTGATCCAGCAGAGAGGAACAATTTCAGCGGAAGAAAAGTACTTGTCGTCGACGATGACGTTCGGAATGTGTTCGCTCTAAGCAATGCTTTTGAGAAAGAAGGCATACTGGTTAGCGTTGCCCATAATGGACAAGAATGTTTGGAGATCATGAAGCAAGATCAAGATATCGACCTCATACTTATGGATATCATGATGCCTGTTATGGATGGTTACGAAGCCATGCGGATGATTAGGAAAGATACCCGATTTGAAAAAGTGCCGATTATCGCATTGACGGCCAAGGCCATGAAACAGGATAGAGACATTTGCTTGCAAGCAGGAGCTTCTGATTATATTAGCAAACCGCTTAATTTAAGCCAATTGATGTCCCTTATGCGTGTATGGCTGACCAAATAG
- a CDS encoding 5'-nucleotidase C-terminal domain-containing protein: MKKTLTTRLTALALVTVLTSSFAGSLAFAETAAPSSPVSMKSDMRLAIDNGAIEGYGDSDYRGANAATRAEVVTMINRAAKLKSADLGSVTFTDLANWQKQAVANAVAAKLISGFADGTFHPNAAVTRQELAELIVKVVTGGQLPKVNENVLNYFKDSSSIAKESRPYVAYAVISGIFTPTLDGNFNPTAEVTRDEVAKALKPILFKVVDILTTNDIHGKIEVGFDKKRNQGQGGIETLGGIVTDFRAVNPKGTVVVDGGDAWQGTLISNTTNGQSVMDTMAQVQYDAAAIGNHEFDFGRDVLIDNIKKAKFPILGANIIDDKTGKRVDWTQPYVIVEKDGLKIGIIGFATPQTTTTTKSTNIEGLSFVNPIPMAKELSAELRAKGVDIIMVTSHLPGEQNQKSAEIISELADLAKGTGNGTLDAIVGGHSHMRVAGIVNGIPVVEAQSWLYAVGHIQLFVDKSTKQVVSSNASLLETYTNLTTADAKIHQTVEDYKAKISAKSGEVEVVAAEPLTRKSFRFAVNGGVDRDGASQLGNSITDAMRASEKSDIAFTNIGGIRADVDKGELTYSKMFEVFPFGNYNVTGTMTAEQIKKALEVTDKYSNLPAIQFSGLKVEWDSTKPLGEKYSKITLVDGTPIYVDGKFNTDRTFKVTTNDFMATGSGDGFTVFGEVKDWKDGAIMLDAWVKYANSLKTAGKELSVQDDGRDVRLDLKK, translated from the coding sequence ATGAAAAAAACATTGACCACCCGCCTTACAGCGCTCGCTCTTGTTACCGTTCTTACTAGCTCTTTCGCTGGCAGTCTAGCATTTGCCGAAACAGCAGCTCCCTCTTCTCCTGTTTCAATGAAGTCAGACATGCGTCTTGCCATTGATAACGGCGCTATTGAGGGCTACGGGGATTCGGACTACCGTGGAGCAAATGCCGCTACTCGTGCGGAAGTGGTAACAATGATTAACCGTGCTGCCAAGCTGAAAAGTGCAGATCTTGGTTCTGTCACGTTCACGGACCTTGCGAATTGGCAAAAACAGGCGGTTGCGAATGCCGTTGCAGCTAAACTCATTAGCGGCTTTGCTGACGGTACGTTTCACCCAAATGCTGCCGTTACTCGTCAAGAGCTTGCTGAGTTAATCGTTAAAGTCGTAACTGGCGGCCAACTGCCAAAAGTGAACGAGAATGTGTTGAACTACTTCAAAGATTCCTCCTCCATCGCTAAAGAATCCCGCCCTTATGTGGCATATGCTGTCATCAGCGGAATTTTCACACCTACCCTTGACGGTAACTTCAATCCTACTGCGGAAGTAACACGTGATGAAGTAGCTAAAGCACTTAAGCCTATTTTATTTAAAGTGGTTGATATTTTAACTACGAACGATATTCACGGTAAAATCGAAGTCGGCTTTGATAAAAAGCGAAATCAAGGTCAAGGCGGTATCGAAACACTCGGCGGTATCGTGACCGATTTCCGTGCTGTAAATCCAAAAGGAACGGTCGTTGTTGACGGCGGAGACGCATGGCAAGGAACACTGATTTCCAATACGACAAATGGTCAATCCGTGATGGATACGATGGCGCAAGTGCAATATGATGCCGCGGCTATCGGCAACCATGAGTTCGACTTCGGTCGTGACGTACTGATCGATAATATTAAGAAAGCTAAATTCCCTATTCTCGGGGCAAATATTATTGATGATAAAACAGGTAAACGCGTTGACTGGACACAGCCCTACGTGATCGTTGAAAAAGATGGCCTGAAAATCGGTATCATCGGTTTCGCAACACCACAAACGACTACGACAACAAAGTCAACAAACATTGAAGGCCTTTCCTTTGTAAATCCTATTCCAATGGCTAAAGAATTGTCTGCCGAGCTGCGCGCTAAAGGTGTAGACATCATTATGGTTACCTCCCACCTACCAGGTGAGCAAAACCAAAAGTCTGCTGAAATCATTAGTGAGCTTGCTGATCTTGCAAAAGGTACTGGGAATGGTACCCTTGATGCGATTGTTGGCGGTCACTCCCATATGCGTGTTGCCGGTATCGTGAATGGTATTCCTGTAGTTGAGGCTCAAAGCTGGCTGTATGCGGTTGGACACATTCAATTGTTTGTAGATAAATCCACAAAGCAAGTCGTATCCTCGAATGCAAGCTTGCTAGAAACATATACGAACCTGACAACGGCTGACGCGAAGATTCACCAAACGGTAGAGGATTATAAAGCCAAAATTTCGGCGAAATCCGGAGAAGTTGAAGTCGTTGCTGCAGAGCCGCTAACTCGTAAATCTTTCCGTTTTGCAGTCAATGGCGGAGTTGACCGCGACGGCGCTTCCCAATTAGGAAACAGCATCACAGATGCCATGCGCGCTTCTGAGAAATCCGATATTGCCTTCACTAATATTGGCGGTATTCGCGCTGATGTAGACAAAGGTGAGCTGACTTACAGCAAAATGTTTGAAGTGTTCCCTTTCGGCAATTACAACGTTACGGGGACAATGACTGCTGAACAAATCAAAAAAGCGCTCGAAGTTACGGACAAGTATTCCAATCTTCCGGCTATTCAATTCTCAGGTTTGAAAGTTGAATGGGACAGCACGAAGCCGCTCGGTGAGAAATATTCCAAAATCACCCTGGTAGATGGCACTCCTATCTATGTCGATGGCAAGTTTAATACTGACCGTACATTCAAAGTAACAACCAATGATTTCATGGCTACTGGCAGTGGCGATGGCTTTACGGTATTCGGAGAAGTGAAGGATTGGAAAGATGGCGCGATCATGCTGGACGCTTGGGTGAAGTACGCAAATTCCCTGAAAACTGCTGGTAAAGAGCTATCTGTACAAGACGATGGTCGCGATGTGCGTTTGGACTTGAAGAAATAA
- a CDS encoding VOC family protein, with amino-acid sequence MAVLKMEHVGVMVANLEASIRFYEEVIGLKHKSTLLHTNGVIKLGFLGFEVLNETEVELIEGYNAGLPQEGKVHHLAFTVDDIEAEFTRIKGLGVEQLDAEITTLPNGSGYFFFNGLDGERIEFFQPKR; translated from the coding sequence ATGGCAGTTTTGAAAATGGAGCATGTTGGTGTAATGGTAGCGAACTTGGAAGCATCGATTCGTTTCTATGAAGAAGTGATTGGACTTAAGCACAAAAGTACCTTGCTGCATACAAATGGTGTGATCAAACTTGGTTTTCTTGGCTTTGAAGTATTAAACGAAACTGAAGTTGAATTAATAGAGGGTTATAACGCGGGTTTACCGCAAGAAGGCAAAGTTCATCATTTGGCTTTTACTGTGGATGATATTGAAGCGGAATTTACAAGAATCAAAGGATTGGGAGTCGAACAGTTGGATGCTGAGATTACGACCCTTCCGAATGGCTCCGGATACTTCTTCTTTAATGGTTTAGATGGAGAGCGAATCGAGTTCTTTCAACCTAAGCGTTGA
- a CDS encoding alpha/beta hydrolase: MTQRLSSALSDYEARDGSLQAVRVFDSQPASDKVLILLHGVTEPGKYLVPMAEFIANEGLANVVVPDLRGYGDNPARRGDIDYIGQFDDDLEDLVALIRKRRPDAKIIMGGHSLGGGTVLRQAIKPVAKEIYSFLLLSPALNNGSPVFRKGNTNESITNVPRIVLLMLLNSVGIRRWNGAIVYRRMTPKEQLHGTESLNLSFRLMLSRVPGNNIGDYISRLTANSFILVGSEDEVFVPEAYQPIFAKHSKLGIHILQGHNHDQIIQTEQALATIGQWMKEL, from the coding sequence ATGACACAACGATTATCATCAGCCTTATCCGATTACGAGGCAAGGGATGGGAGCCTTCAAGCCGTGCGGGTTTTCGATTCCCAACCTGCATCGGATAAAGTGCTGATCCTTTTACATGGTGTAACTGAGCCGGGAAAATACTTGGTTCCAATGGCTGAATTTATTGCGAACGAGGGGCTTGCCAACGTAGTTGTGCCTGACCTTAGAGGCTACGGCGACAATCCAGCTCGTCGTGGGGATATCGACTATATTGGACAATTTGACGATGATTTGGAGGATTTAGTTGCTTTGATTCGGAAGCGCCGTCCCGATGCCAAAATCATCATGGGTGGACATTCGCTCGGAGGAGGAACTGTCCTTCGGCAGGCTATTAAGCCTGTGGCGAAGGAAATTTATTCGTTTCTGCTGCTCAGCCCTGCACTGAATAACGGCTCGCCGGTGTTCCGAAAAGGGAATACGAACGAATCCATCACCAATGTTCCGCGGATTGTCCTGCTGATGCTCCTGAATAGCGTTGGCATTCGCCGCTGGAACGGCGCAATCGTTTACCGGAGAATGACGCCGAAGGAACAGCTGCATGGCACGGAGTCGCTGAATCTCAGCTTCCGACTGATGTTGTCGCGCGTGCCCGGCAACAACATCGGCGACTACATATCGCGGCTTACCGCAAATTCCTTTATACTCGTAGGCAGCGAAGACGAAGTGTTCGTGCCGGAGGCGTATCAGCCTATATTTGCTAAGCACAGTAAGCTGGGTATTCACATTTTGCAAGGACATAATCACGATCAAATCATTCAAACGGAGCAAGCTTTGGCAACGATCGGACAATGGATGAAGGAACTTTAA
- a CDS encoding YuzB family protein, protein MKTIKYCCRNEKFGSKQIYKSLKSEYPDLKQKKKDCLGNCKHCKKECIAMIGKKELLCAASPDLLYAQIKQIIADSKAESVMA, encoded by the coding sequence TTGAAAACGATTAAATACTGCTGTAGAAATGAAAAATTCGGATCCAAACAAATATATAAGTCCTTGAAAAGCGAATATCCAGACCTGAAGCAAAAAAAGAAGGATTGCTTAGGTAATTGTAAACATTGCAAGAAAGAATGTATCGCCATGATCGGTAAAAAGGAGCTGTTGTGTGCTGCTTCGCCTGATTTACTTTATGCTCAAATCAAACAAATTATTGCTGATTCCAAGGCAGAAAGCGTGATGGCTTGA
- a CDS encoding ferritin — MLNDTLTEALNEQMNYEFYSAHVYLAIAGYCAAESLDGFSNFFIVQAEEEKFHAMKIFKFINDRGKKVSFAGMDTPVNEYKSILDAFEHAYQHEQEVTRRIYHLSDLALNDREHATMQFLKWFIDEQVEEEAMFDSIINKLKRIDKDSNAFYMLDAEFAQRSFTPPAAE; from the coding sequence ATGTTAAATGATACACTTACAGAAGCGCTCAATGAGCAGATGAACTATGAGTTTTACTCTGCGCACGTCTACTTGGCTATTGCTGGTTATTGTGCTGCGGAAAGCTTAGACGGCTTTTCCAACTTTTTTATTGTACAAGCTGAGGAAGAGAAATTCCATGCGATGAAAATTTTTAAATTCATAAATGACCGTGGAAAAAAGGTTAGCTTTGCCGGTATGGATACACCTGTCAATGAGTACAAATCGATTTTAGATGCATTTGAACATGCTTATCAACATGAGCAAGAAGTAACAAGACGTATTTATCATCTATCAGATTTGGCATTGAACGATAGAGAACATGCGACTATGCAGTTTTTGAAATGGTTCATTGATGAACAGGTAGAGGAAGAAGCAATGTTCGACAGCATTATTAACAAATTGAAACGTATTGATAAAGACAGTAACGCCTTCTACATGTTGGATGCTGAATTTGCTCAGCGTTCGTTCACGCCACCGGCAGCGGAATAA
- a CDS encoding AIM24 family protein: MEVSFEEVSSHAKIATLCIEQGESVHVLHPNQIVAFQGKSEQREDSFMKLPSMYRKKRFVQSRLHGPANVMLGLPEGYSMAVIPIDADDDLLYEFRHVLFYTEGVSYASHLQNVKNTLITQDFVKMQFRGPGKLGLLTAGPIYQMALDVKQPLYVDTSCLVAYPRNAQLRLCVYGNTLASQHMNYHWEMTGQGYVLMQPCKPDRKLDEHMKNDSLLRRIAKEVLPFGGIFIK, encoded by the coding sequence ATGGAGGTATCTTTCGAGGAAGTAAGCTCACATGCAAAGATAGCCACGTTGTGCATCGAACAGGGTGAGTCTGTTCATGTCCTGCATCCGAACCAAATTGTCGCTTTTCAAGGGAAGTCTGAGCAGAGAGAAGATTCTTTCATGAAACTGCCGAGTATGTATAGGAAGAAGCGTTTTGTCCAGTCACGGCTGCATGGTCCTGCCAATGTCATGCTAGGGCTGCCTGAAGGGTATAGCATGGCTGTTATACCAATAGATGCGGATGATGATCTTCTGTATGAATTCCGACATGTTTTATTTTACACAGAGGGAGTCAGCTACGCTTCTCATCTGCAAAATGTTAAGAATACACTGATTACGCAGGATTTCGTGAAAATGCAATTTAGAGGTCCAGGTAAACTAGGTCTTCTGACGGCAGGACCCATTTATCAAATGGCTTTGGATGTTAAGCAGCCCTTATATGTCGATACAAGCTGTCTTGTTGCCTATCCGCGGAACGCTCAGCTGCGTCTGTGTGTGTACGGCAACACATTGGCCAGTCAGCATATGAATTATCATTGGGAAATGACGGGACAAGGCTATGTTCTCATGCAGCCCTGCAAGCCAGATCGTAAATTGGATGAGCATATGAAAAATGACAGTTTATTGCGTCGCATTGCCAAAGAAGTACTGCCGTTTGGCGGGATTTTCATTAAATAA
- a CDS encoding NlpC/P60 family protein, producing MKLFTKSFICSCALVCAAVSMFSASSVQAASSTSTVKVQVNDELIKFPEVEPFIDSTGTLQVPLRVLSEKLGYQVGWAKQESEIVVTLVNKQQTIQLTTDEKQAIVNSKKISLESSPTLYQGNTYVPLRFITETFGSPIEWNEANRIAIVDVDGKSHKPAWIAPPPAPAPKVAAVVTPSISAQIVQTANTFMGTPYVWGGTTPSGFDCSGFVRYLYEAKGIDLPRTSVQMYDEAGTRVMDLKAGDLVFFASGSVNHVGIYLGNDQFISATTSRGVRIDSLASSYWGSRYVGAKRVL from the coding sequence TTGAAACTTTTTACAAAAAGCTTTATTTGTTCATGCGCACTTGTTTGTGCGGCAGTATCCATGTTTTCCGCTTCTTCGGTTCAAGCAGCATCATCTACATCCACTGTGAAAGTCCAGGTCAACGATGAGTTGATTAAGTTTCCAGAAGTAGAGCCGTTTATTGACAGCACAGGAACGTTGCAAGTTCCTCTACGCGTACTATCTGAGAAATTAGGTTATCAAGTAGGCTGGGCGAAGCAAGAAAGCGAAATAGTGGTCACGTTGGTGAACAAGCAGCAGACGATTCAACTGACTACCGACGAGAAGCAAGCGATCGTTAACAGCAAGAAGATTAGTCTGGAAAGCAGTCCAACGCTTTATCAAGGTAATACGTATGTACCCTTGCGTTTCATTACTGAAACATTCGGTTCTCCGATTGAATGGAATGAAGCGAATCGTATTGCGATTGTGGATGTCGATGGCAAGTCGCACAAGCCAGCCTGGATTGCACCGCCACCAGCACCAGCTCCAAAGGTTGCAGCGGTAGTTACACCATCCATATCTGCTCAAATCGTGCAAACAGCAAACACATTTATGGGTACGCCATACGTTTGGGGAGGTACAACACCCAGCGGGTTTGATTGTTCCGGATTTGTGCGCTATTTGTACGAAGCTAAAGGTATTGATCTACCCAGAACTTCGGTCCAAATGTACGATGAAGCAGGAACCAGGGTTATGGACTTGAAGGCTGGAGATCTTGTGTTTTTTGCTTCGGGCAGTGTAAATCATGTTGGTATTTATCTGGGAAATGATCAATTCATTTCGGCGACAACGTCTAGAGGCGTAAGGATAGATAGTCTCGCCAGTTCATACTGGGGATCCAGATATGTGGGAGCCAAAAGAGTTCTGTAA